Proteins from one Meriones unguiculatus strain TT.TT164.6M chromosome 10, Bangor_MerUng_6.1, whole genome shotgun sequence genomic window:
- the LOC110554838 gene encoding acyl carrier protein, mitochondrial-like codes for MAARVLSACVRHLPAVYAPLSQLPTLALFRPLSITLCIGGTWRRPGTLQPALALAQVPGRITHLCRQYSDAPSLTLEEIKDRVLYVLKLHDKIDPEKLSVNSHFMKDLGVDSVDQVEIIAAMENEFGFEIPDTVAEKLTCPREIVDYIAHKKDVYE; via the coding sequence ATGGCGGCCCGTGTCCTTTCCGCCTGTGTCCGCCACCTGCCCGCGGTCTATGCACCGCTGTCCCAGCTTCCCACATTGGCCTTGTTCAGGCCACTCAGCATCACTCTCTGCATTGGGGGAACCTGGAGGAGACCCGGGACTCTGCAGCCCGCCTTGGCCCTCGCGCAGGTGCCTGGAAGGATTACACACTTGTGCCGCCAGTACAGTGATGCACCCTCATTGACGTTAGAGGAAATCAAAGACCGAGTTCTGTATGTCTTGAAACTCCATGACAAAATTGACCCGGAAAAGCTCTCAGTAAATTCTCATTTTATGAAGGACCTGGGCGTAGACAGTGTGGACCAAGTGGAGATTATTGCGGCCATGGAAAATGAATTTGGGTTTGAAATCCCTGATACAGTTGCAGAGAAGTTAACGTGTCCACGAGAAATTGTAGATTACATTGCACATAAGAAGGATGTGTATGAATAA